The genomic DNA AAACGTCGTGTGTCGCCGAGCGTGAATGCTTTGTGGCAGAGGGCGAAGCATGAGCTGGGGCGACCTGGTTGTCAAGTGGGTGCACGTCATCAGCATCGTGACCGGGGTGGGGTTGACACTCTTTCAGTATCTGGTGTTGCTACCGGTGTTGCGCCGGGTGCAGGGCGTGCCCGAGGAGTTCATCAAAGCGGTGCAGCGGCGTGCGGGTATGGTTATCGGCATCGCGTGGGTGCTGATCTGGGTGACCGGCATTTACAATCTGGTGGTGGTCATTCCTACGGTCAAGCCGAACTACCATCTCATCCTGGGCGCCAAGATTCTGCTAGTGCTGGTGTTGTTTTTCATCTCCACCGCCTTGTCGCACCCTTCGCTGGCGTTCGAGGGAATTCAGCGTAACAGGGCGCGATGGGTGGCGCTGGCGGCGTGGCTGGGTATCGTGATTATTGCCCTTTCCGCTACGCTGAACATGATGCGTTTGAAAGGAGTGGCACTGAAGGAGTTACCCGCCCCGGCGCAGGTGCAGCAACTGCCTTCTGGCTCGCCGCTACCATAGGGAGGTAGATCGCCAAAATGCTGGGGAGGGCGAAGTTCCTATCGAGCCGTGCGCAGTACCCCGCCTACGCCTCCGGGCTAAACCAGCTCAACGGGAAATTCGCCTCCCCTGTGTTTGTCATACATACTTGCGTTTGCGGCGCTGAGCCACTCCGCTGCGATACGCCTCGCGCTCTACCGCCTGTGCAACTGCCTCTGCCACCCGGCGGTCAAACACGCTGGGCACGATGTAATCCTCGTGCAGCTCGGAGGGCTTAATGACCCCCGCTATCGCTCGCGCTGCTGCCAGCTTCATCTCCTCGGTGACGCGCTTTGCCCGACTGTCCAGCAGGCCCCGGAAGAAGCCGGGGAAGCACAGCACGTTGTTAATCTGGTTCGGGTAGTCCGAGCGTCCCGTGGCAATGATGCGAGCGATACCGGTTATCTCCTCTGGCATAACCTCAGGTATCGGGTTTGCCATCGCGAACACGATAGAGTCTTTTGCCATCTGGCGCACATCGTCTGCAGTGAGCGTGTGGGGAGCGGACACGCCGATGAACACGTCTGCGCCCTCCAGCACCTCATGCAGGCATCCGCGAAGACCGCGCGGGTTGGTTACCTCGGCGATGGCGTGCTTGGCTGGGTTCATGTGTTCGGTTCTGCCCCGGTAAATCGCCCCGGCGCGGTCGCACAGCACAATGTCGGTCACGCCAGCGCGTAGAAGCAATTTCGTGATAGCAACTCCTGCTGCACCTGCGCCGTTGATAACCACCCTCAGCGATTCCATTGGTTTGTTGACGATACGCAGGGCGTTTTGCAATGCCGCGAGGGTTACTACTGCCGTGCCGTGCTGGTCGTCGTGGAAGACGGGGATATCCAGCCGTTCTATCAATCGCTCTTCCACTTCAAAGCAGCGCGGAGCAGCGATATCTTCCAGATTGATCCCGCCAAAGACAGGAGCGATATTCTCCACGGTCTTCACAATCTCGTCGGTGTCCTGCGTGTTCAGCGCTATCGGGAAAGCATCTACTCCGCCCAGCTCCTTGAAGAGCATCGCCTTGCCTTCCATCACCGGCAGCGACGCCGCCGCGCCGATGTTGCCTAACCCCAGCACCGCCGAGCCGTCGGTGACTACTGCCACCGTGTTCCGCTTGATGGTGAGGTTGAACACATCCTCAGGATGCGCCACAATCGCCTCGCACACCCGCGCTACTCCCGGCGTGTATGCCATCGATAGGTCGTCGCGCGTGCGGATGGGAATCTTGGGCTGGATGGAAATCTTGCCCCCCAGGTGCAGCAAGAAAGTGCGGTCGGAATATTTGACCACTTTCACCCCGGGCGTTTGACGCAGTCTCCTGAGAATAACCTGCGCATGTTCGATACCGCTGGCGTAGATGGTGAAGTCGCGCGTGATGATACTGCTGGTCATCTGCACGATGTCCACTGCGCCGATGCTACCGCCTTCTGCACCAATCAGTGAAGCGATTTTACCCAGCATTCCCGGCTCGTTGGCGTACTCCAGACGCACCGTGAAGCTGTAGCTGGGGCTGACGTGGGTTGTCGTATCTACCATCTCGGTGCCCTCCTTTGTGAGGGGTGTCAAGCTATATTGTGATAGACTACCATGGAGTTCCTGCATAGCGAAGCTGGTATAGCATGACGGCAGGAGGGAAGGGGAACCAGCGCGAACATCTTGCCAAATCGGGAACTCCGTGAGAGGGGACATCGGCTCGTTTGTTCTGGAAGCGTTGGGACAGCGATGGGCGATCGATCTGAGCGCAGACGATTACAACCTGCCGGAGTATTTCGGCAGACTGCGCTGGACGTATTAACTGTACTGGTTTATACACACCCGGGCGGACATCGATATCGGTTCGGATGGCAGGTCTGCCGAGCTGCGCCAGGGAGGGGAGATTCTGCACGCCGCCCGATACGTCTGCGCATCTTACTGGAGCCGGTATGGAGCGAGGGCTTCCGAGCACACGTGCCCGACGAGACGCCGCTGAGTGAGTGGTAGTGCTATTTGACAGAGCTAGGCTTTTTAGGATACCCTATCTGTATCCTATTCGCAATGTAGCCGCAGGCTTCAGCCTGCGTAGAGGAGGAGTACCGATGCGCTTTGGAACAAAGGCGATACGAGCAGGGCAGGAGCCGGATCCCATCACGGGAGCGGTAGTGCCTGCCATTCATCTCGCTTCTACCTACGTGCAGGCGAAGGTGGGTGAACTGAAGGCAGGTTGGGAGTACGCCCGCTCCGGCAATCCCACACGCGGTGCGCTGGAAAAGAGTATCGCTGCGTTAGAGAACGCGGAGTACGGACTGGCTTTCGCCTCGGGCATGGCAGCGGAGACAGCGGTCACCTCGCTGGTACGCACCGGCGAACATATCCTGGCGACCAAAGATATCTACGGTGGAACCTTCCGCCTACTACGCCACCTGCGTGAGAAATATAATATCCAGTCCACCTATGCCGATTTCACCGACCTGAGCCGTCTGGAGGAGGCGTTCACCCCGCAAACGCGGCTGGTATGGATAGAAAGCCCCTCTAACCCCACGCTGGTAGTGATGGACATCGCCGCCATCGCTGAAATCACGCATCGCCACAATGCCCTGCTGGTGGTGGACAATACCTTCGCCAGCCCCTATCTGCAAACTCCACTGGACCTTGGCGCAGACATCGTGTTGCACAGCACTACCAAGTACATCGGCGGGCATAGCGACCTGATCGGCGGGGCAGTGGTGACGAACAACCCCGAATTGTATGAAAAACTGTATCGCTACCAGAACGACTTCGGCGGCGTGCCCAGTCCGTTCGACTGCTGGTTGACCCTGCGTGGCATCCGCACGCTGCATGTGCGTATGGAGGCGCACTGTCGCAACGCGATGGCGGTCGCGCAGTTTCTGGAGAGCCATCCGAAGATAGAGTGGGTGCGCTATCCGGGCTTGCGATCCCATCCACAGCATGATATTGCGCGCAAGCAGATGCGTCACGGCTTCAGCGGCATGATTGCGGTTGGCGTGAGAGGCGGTGCGGAGGCAGCTCAGCGATTCTGCGAGGGCACGAAGATTTTCAATCTCGCGGAGAGCTTGGGCGGCGCGGAATCGCTCATTGGCTACCCGCCGAAGATGTCTCATGCCTCGATGAGCGCGGAGGAGCGTGCCTGGTGCGGCATCCCCGACAACATGGTGCGCCTCTCGGTTGGTCTGGAAGACGTAAACGACCTGATAGAAGACCTGCAGCAGGCGCTGGAGGGGGTATAGGTATCTTTCCGTCTGGGGGGCGAACATCCTGCTGGTTTAGCCCCCGCCCCAGCCCTCCCCGCTCGCGGAGGGACAAGAGAGGGGGTAGCGCCTCGATAGGAACCTTACCCTCCCGTTAGGAAGATAGCCAGCGCAGGCTGGTTTCGTTTGCTGGAGAACGGCTTTAGTCGTGAACGCCCGGTGGGGTTACCGTTTCAGCGCGACCAGAGAAAAACCGCTCGGCAGGAACCGCCTGCTCTTTTCAAGAACCACACGCACAGCAAAACCATCCTGTCGAAAGAACGGAGGCTAACATGAACCCTTTGACCCTGTCCACCTTGAAAGCGTTGACGCTGAGGCGCTACGCACGCACGAGGCGCGTCTCCAGCTACGATAAGACCGGCGGTAACGCCGATTGCTGGTATATCCCTGCGGGCGAAACCGCGACGCTGGCAGACATCTCCGGCGCAGGTTGCATTACCCATATCTGGTTCACCGTTGCCTGCAAGGACCGCGACTATCTGCGCAAAACCCTGCTGAAAATGAGCTGGGATAACGAAGCCGAGCCAAGCGTGTACGTGCCGCTGGGTGATTTTTTCGGGCTGGGGCACGGCATCGCGCAGTCGTTTGTCTCCGCGCCGCTGGCGACGGTCGCCCCGGCGGAGATGGAGGGCAAACGCGGCGGCAATATGGCGATGAACAGCTACTGGCAAATGCCCTTTGCCAAGCGGGCGGTGGTACAGATAGTGAACGAATGTGATGTGCCCATCGACGCCTTCTACTTCTACATCGATTACGAGGAGTATGACTCCCTGCCGGAGGACGTGCTGCGCTTCCACGCCCAGTATCGGCAGGAGTGCCCGACGAAGGGCATCAAAGGCGAACTGGGCAGGCAGGGTATCGATATCGGCACGCTTTTCCGCGAGCCGAACGTCGACGGCAACGAGAACTACGTGATTCTGGAAGCGGAAGGTACAGGACACTATGTCGGCTGTGTGCTATCGGTGCATAACATCGATCCCAACGTGGATGGCTTGACCTGGTGGGGCGAGGGCGATGACATGTTCTTCATCGACGGCGAGGAACTACCCTCGCTACATGGAACTGGCTCCGAAGACTACTTCTGCCACGCCTGGGGAATGCACGACCGGGCATATCCGTATGCGGGTACGTCCATCTGGGAGCACGACCCGCGCTATCCCGGGCGCCATAAGTGCACCAGCTATCGCTTCCACATCCAGGACCCGGTGGTGTTCACCCAATCGCTGAAGGTGACCATTGAGCATGGACACGCCAACCTGCAGAACAACGATTATTCCAGCGTGGCGTTCTGGTATCAGACAGAGCCGCACAAACCGCATCCACCCATGCCGGGCAAATGGGAACGTTGCGCCAGACCGGATACGTTATTGAGGTAGATACCTTTGGAGAGGCGCGCTCCATCATGTCCGAAGCGTGGTCCTCCAGAGGCTGTTCTTATGGTTTTGAGAGCATCATCTTGAGGGCACTGGCAAGTAAGGCGATATCGAAAAGACGCGAAAGCGTCGCGTTAGAGAGGTGAAAAGCAAGTTTTGCACCCAGCAAGCCACCCGCGAAAAAGCCCGCTCGCTGTGCACCATTCGGCAGGAGCATTTTCCACGAGGTGGCGAATCCGACAGAGGGAAATCTTCAATGGGGAGGACATCGCATGAAACTGGCATGTCAGGAAGGCATGGCGCCGGGCGGCACCCTGCAAGAGAAGCTGGATAACCTGGCGCAGTACGGATACGAAGGCATCGAGTTCTGGGGGGCACAGTTCATCGACACCGACGTGGGCGGTATGCGCAAGGAGCGTGTGGCGGAGGTGCGCCGCTTGACCGCGAATCATCCGGTAAAAGCCAGCACCATCTGTGCAGGCTATCGGGGCGCACTGCTGGACGCCGACCGTCGTGAGCGCGAACGCGCGGTGCAGGATATCGAAGCCCTGCTGTACGCCGCGGGCGAAATCGGTGCAACAGGTGTGATAGTTGTCCCCATTTTTGGCGCACCGCGCATTCCCGACCTTACTCCCTATGCGTCCGCCGTGCAGCTGGAAACCGAACTGCTGTGCAAACTGCTGGAACCGCTGAGCAAAGTTGCCGAGAAGGCGGGCAGTTATATCCTGCTGGAGCCGCTCAACCGCTACGAGACGCACTACATGAACCGGCTGGAGCAAGCCGTACACATCTGCCAGCGTGTGGGAGGTTCGCACCTGAAGCTGATGGCGGACTTCTTCCACATGAGCATCGAGGAGCGCGACATCCCCGCCGCTATCAAGGAAGCGAAAGGCTACCTCGCACATGTACACCTCGCCGATAGCACACGCCTGCTGCCGGGCTACGGGCATACCGACTTCCGGTCGGGATTCGCCGCACTGAAGGAGATCGGTTTCACTGGCTACATGGCACTGGAGTGCGGCATCCCCGGCGACGCACGCGAGGAGCTGCCGAAGTGCGCTCAGTACCTGCGCGCACAGATGTCATGAAAAGGCTTATTCTCGCACACGATTTGGGCACAACGGGCAACAAGGCGGTGCTGGTAGACGAGGACGGAGCGCTGGTGGACACCGCCTTCGCCTCTTACCGCACCGCTCACCCTGTGCCTCTTGCCGCCGAGCAGAACCCTGCCGACTGGTGGCGTGCGGTGGTGCGTTGCACGCGCATTTTGCTACAACGGGACGAAAGCAGGCGAGGCAGGCTGGTGACTGTGGGTTTCAGCGGTCACATGAACGGCGTGGTGCTGGTGGATGAGGAAGGCACCCCGCTTCGCCCTGCGCTCATTCACGCCGACATTCGTGCCCAACAGCAGTGTGAACAGTTGCGCCTGAGCATGGGGGAGGAACGTTACTATACTATCACCGGCAACCGTATTGCGCCTTTCTATTCTCTACCCCGACTGATGATGCTGGCTGAGCGCGAGCCGGAGATGGTGCAACGCGCTCGATGGATGATTCAGTGCAAGGACTACTGTGTGGGGCGTTTGACCGGCAGATGGGGCATTACCGACCCCTCCGACGCCTCGTTAACCGGCATCTATGATGTCAACCGCCTGCGGTGGAGCGAAGAGGTTGTGGAAGCCAGCGGTGTTCCAGCGGGTCTGCTGCCGGAGGTGGTTCCGTCTACCGAGGTGGTAGGGTGCGTGTCACGCGAGGCAGCACGCACAACTGGTTTGCCGGAGGGGCTCCCCGTCGTGATCGGGGCGGGTGATGGCGCATGTGCGACCTTGGGCGCGGGGGTGGTGGAAACCGGCGAGAGTTACACCTATATCGGCGGCACGGCGTGGATATCCTGTTTGCGCGAGCGGTTCACGCCGGATCCGTACATGCGCCTGACCACGCTCATGGCGGCGCAGCCCCATCGCCGGGTGCAGTTTGGCACGGTGCAATCGGCGGGAAGCGCATGGGACTGGTTTGTGCGACTGTTCGGCAGGGGGATGGGCACGGTGCGTTTGCAGGAAGCAGCCTCTGGTGTGCCACCGGGCAGTGGCGGGTTGATTTTCCTTCCCTACCTCAGCGGGGAGCGCGCGCCGATATGGAACCCACGCGCGAAAGGTGTCTTCTTCGGCTTGCAGGCGCACTGCACACGAGCTCATCTTGCCAGGGCGGTACTGGAGGGGGTGTCGTGTGCACTAGAGAGTATTTTACAAGTAATGCGCGAACATGGCGCCATAGCAGGCAACGTGCGCGTGGTGGGGGGAGGTACCCGTAGCGACCTCTGGATGCGCATCTTGGCAGATGTGTACGGATGCCCCGTCGAGATACCTCGACATGCCGAGTCCAGCACTGCCATCGGCGCGGCGGTAATCGCCGGAGTGGGGGTGGGGCTATTCGAGAACTTTGCGGTGGCAAAGCTTATCGCGGTGGTCGAACGTCGCGTTGTGCCGGAAGAGAGCACGCGCGCCGCATATGTGAGACTGAAGGTGCATTATAAGGAACTGTATGAGGCAGTGAAGACGCTGTTTACTTACTGAGCCTGGGCGACCATTCCCCATGCCTGCAGTACTTCAAGAGGCGTCGGGCGAGTCCACAGCCACTCCACCTTTATCCACAGTCCATCCAGCACTTTGCTGCGATAGACGCCGCTGGCTTCCGGGAGGATGGTCTGGTACACACCTTTCTCATCCAGCTGGTAAAACTCTACCTGCCGCTTCGTATTCGTAAAACTTCTCGCCGCGATCGCGTGCTCGGCTTGAGGGGCTGACGACCTCTACCACGAGAGCCGCCGCATCATCCAGATAGTTTTCCTTCAGGCGGTTCAGATTCGCGTTACTGACGAAAAGTGCGTCTGGAGCCCGGCTGGAATGAGAGAGCCGCATCTGGAACGGCTCATGCAGCACAACCCCCAGCCCCTTGACGCCTACGTAAAGACGGATAATTCTCTAGCAGAAAGCCTGTAACGTACTGGTGTTCCAGACCCACAGGACTCATGGGCACAACCTCTCCGTCCACCCATTCCGCGAAGGTGTCCTCGTCGCACCACTCGAGGAACTGCACGAAGGTCATCTTTGTGGCGACAGAACTTGCTGACATCGCTATCACCTCACCCGTTATTATAGCACAGTGCGTTGTGAACAGATGGTTGCATCTTAATCCTGACTAAGGGTATACTTCTTATCAGATTTAGTGACGCTAGAGGGTAATGTAATGAGTGCCTGTGCCCATCTGGTGCGCCCTGCTTACTCCACTACAGGCGAGGCGGGTATCGAGCAGCTTATTGGCAACACGCCTCTGATTCGCCTGCGCAGGGTAACCACGCATCTTACGCCTGCGGTGGAGGTGTATATCAAAGCGGAGTGGTTCAACCCGGGCGGTTCGGTGAAGGATCGACCCGCGTGGAACATGATTCGCGTGGCAGAGGCGCAGGGGTTGCTGACGCCGGACAAAATCATCATCGACGCCACATCGGGCAATACGGGCATCGCGTACGCGATGATTGGCGCGGCGCGGGGCTATCGGGTGCAATTGTGTCTGCCTGCCAACGCCAACGCCGAGCGCAAGCGGATGTTGCGAGCATTCGGCGCGGAACTCATTCTCACCGACCCACGCGAGCAGACCGACGGCGCCATCCGCAAGGTGCAGCAGATTGTGGCGGCGGAACCTGACCGCTACTTCTATCCTGACCAGTACAACAACCCCGCCAACTGGCAGGCGCATTATTACGGTACCGGTGTAGAGATCTGGCAGCAGACCGAAGGCCGCATCACCCATTTCGTCGCTGGCATGGGCACAACAGGCACGCTAATGGGCACAGGCAGGCGTTTGAAGGAGTATAATGCTGGTGTGCGACTGATTGCTGTACAACCCGACGGCCCGTTTCACGGTTTGGAAGGGTTAAAGCATCTGCAGACCGCGCTGGTGCCGGGCATTTACGATCCCACTATACCTGATGAGATAGCAGAGATTTCCACCGAGTCGGCGCACGCGATGGCGCGGCAACTAGCGCGGGAAGAAGGGCTGTTTGTAGGTATCTCCGCTGCGGCGGCGGTATGCGCTGCGCTACAGGTAGCGGAGCGACTTTCCAGCGGCGTGGTGGTGGCGATTGCGCCCGATGGTGGTAGTCGCTACATCACCGACCCGCTGTGGGAGGAGGAAGGGTGATGTTGTCGATAAGTCCGGAACAGGCATCGCAGATTCGCCAACATGCTAAGCAGGAGTATCCGCACGAGTGCTGTGGGGCGTTGCTGGGGCAAGTAGCAGGTGAAGACGTGCGTTGGGTGGAAGAGGTGGTGCCCATCACGAACGAGCAAGAGGAAAACCGCGAGCGACGGTTTCTGATAACGCCTCGGCAGATGATGGCGTTGGAGCGAGCGGCAGCACAAAAGGGACTGCAAGTGCTGGGTTTCTATCATTCCCACCCTGACCACCCCGCTCGCCCCAGCGACTACGACCGCGAGAACGCCCTTCCCTGGTACTCCTACCTGATTATCTCGGTGCAGAAGGGTAAGCCAGCCGAGATGCACTGTTGGCGACTGCTGGACGACCGTAGCGATTTCGAACGTGAACAGATGCAAATCAGAGAACTATAGGCGAGGTGAATCGATGGCAGTAACCGTATTGATACCTGGTGCGTTGCAAATGTACACTGGCAACCAGGGCGAGGTGCAGGTGCAGGCAAGCACAGTCGGCGAAGCGTTGCAGGCGCTGACTGAAGCCTACCCGGACCTGCGCAAGCACCTGTACAACGAACAGGGCAGGTTACGCTCTTTCGTGAACGTGTATCTGGGCGAGGAAGACACCCGCTACCTGCAGGGTCTGGAGACGCCCGTTAAGGACGGCGACACGCTGATGATTGTGCCCTCCATCGCCGGAGGAAGCCAGGCGCTAGCGGAGGAGGTGGCGCTGGACAATGAGGAGATACTGCGTTACAGCCGACACCTTATCCTGCCCGATGTGGCGATGGAGGGGCAGCTGAAGCTGAAGGCGGCGAAGGTGCTCTGCGTGGGGGCAGGAGGGCTGGGTGCCCCCCTGGCGCTGTATCTTGCCGCAGCAGGCGTGGGAACCATCGGGCTGGTGGACTTCGATACGGTGGACCTTACCAACCTGCAACGACAGGTGCTCTACACCACCGCCGATGTGGGACGTCCCAAACTGGAGGTAGCGAAGGAGCGTCTACAGGCGATAAACCCCCATATCGAAATACGCACCCATGAGACGCGCCTGACGCGCGACAACGCGCTGGACATCCTCTCCGACTACGATATCGTGGTGGACGGCACCGACAACTTCGCCACGCGCTATCTGGTGAACGATGCCTGCGTGTTGTTAGGCAAACCCAACGTGTACGGCTCTATCTTCCGCTTCGAGGGACAGGCTTCGGTGTTCTTTGCGAAGGAGGGACCATGCTACCGCTGTCTGTATCCAGAGCCTCCGCCGCCAGGCCTGGTTCCCAGCTGCGCCGAGGGAGGAGTGTTGGGGGTACTGCCCGGCATCGTCGGCACGATACAGGCAATGGAGACCATCAAGCTGATTCTGGGCAAGGGCGAACCACTCATCGGACGACTGTTGCTGTTCAACGCGCTGAAGATGCAATTCCGCGAGATGAAGCTGCGTAAGAACCCCAACTGCCCTGTGTGCGGTGAACGTCCGATTATCCGCGAGCTGATTGACTATGAAGAGTTCTGCGGGGTGCGGGGGGGTGAAGAGGCTCCTGCTGAAATCGTAGAAGAGATAACACCCTCCGAATTGAAGCGCAGACTGGAATCTGGCGAGGACATCTTCCTGCTGGACGTACGCGAGCCGGTGGAGTGGCAAATCTGCCATCTGGACGGAGCAGTGCTGATACCGATGAACACCGTACCCGCACGCATGCACGAGCTGGACTCAGCGAAGGAGATGGTGGTGTACTGCCGTTCAGGCAAGCGCAGTGCCCAGGTTGTAGCCTTCCTCAAGGCGGCGGGCTTTCGCAAGGTGAAGAATCTGCAGGGCGGTATCCTGCAGTGGTCGGATGAGGTAGACCCCACCGTGCCGAAGTATTAATCAGAGTTGCGTGGGAGCCTCAACCTGCCCCTGGAGGGCGAGGCTCCTGCCGAGCCGTCTATTCAGAGCGCGCCGGTGATTACGGCTTGCGCAGAGGCTCGCCCTCCATAGAGCTTGCCTGCACCCTCAGCCCCTTTCCGTTTCGTAGTGAAGCATGTCAATGCTCTCCCTCAGCGTTGGGAAAGAGGATGGGATAAGGGGGCTACGGAACCCATTGGCTGAAAACCATATCCCTCTCTTTCTGTGCCAGGTGGCAGTTGGCGCACTGTTCTACGGGGTTGGTCACCAGTCGTTTACCGCTGGCATCCCATGCCTGCCAGCCCCAGCCGTAGCTGCGGGAGTAACGCCTGCTGTCCTTCACCATGATGGCGGTTACCTTCTTCTTGCCCGCCACGTACATGCCGTCCACATCTTTCGCCTCGTACAGCACGAACACAATTGCGCTGCCGTCGGGGAACTGTTTGCCGTTGCGCTTGTACACAGCGGCGGCTTTGTCGTTGGCGTAGATGTGGTGCACCCCACCGAAGGGGTCGAACAGCGGATGTTGGTCGCTATAGATGACGCCCGTGGTGATGTGCGTCCAGTTGCGCCAGCCGACTGGCAGGCGGTTGGGTGTGGGCGCGTTTGATTGTTGCGCCTGCAGGGCGATAACGCCCACTACTGCAAAAGTGGTGATCCAGAGGAATCGCTTCATATGTTGTTCACCTCCTTGTTACAGAGTATGCAGTAAATTCACATTATGTTGCAAGAGGTTACGAAAAAGTAAGGTGGTTACTTTTCGGTAAGGGGTGTGCTTTCGGAAGCAAATGGCACAGGCGAAACGCCTGTGCCTATCACAACGCCGCTGGCGCGGCGGACACCAGAGTGAAGTACAGTGTCTGCGGGAGGAGGGTTCTCACAGGGTTTGTTCCACAGATGCCCGCAGTTTTCACAAGGTGATTTGCATCCGCCCTGCCAGATGCGCTCGAAGCGTGGGCGAGAGCCTGACCTGATGTATGTGATGCAGGAGAGGAGGATGCGAATGGTGTCTATCACAGCGAGGTACTAAAGGGCTTCATCTGCCTGTGTGCTGGGTGTGAGAACGTCCACCTTTGCGTGAGCAACACGCGCCTGGCGAGAGCAGCTCTTATGTGTCCGCTGGGTACGGTTCGCCGTCGTGTGTTGGGGCGTCCACACCCCTGACGGTACGGCATATTCCCCCGTATTCGCACAGACTGCAATGGTCGCCGGGTGTGGGACGGATGTCGCCCGCTTGCAGGCGGCGTAGCAGTTCGTTAATCTTCTGCGCGGCAGTGCGCTCGATGCTCTTCCACCTTTGTCCGTTTA from Armatimonadota bacterium includes the following:
- the metB gene encoding cystathionine gamma-synthase, which produces MRFGTKAIRAGQEPDPITGAVVPAIHLASTYVQAKVGELKAGWEYARSGNPTRGALEKSIAALENAEYGLAFASGMAAETAVTSLVRTGEHILATKDIYGGTFRLLRHLREKYNIQSTYADFTDLSRLEEAFTPQTRLVWIESPSNPTLVVMDIAAIAEITHRHNALLVVDNTFASPYLQTPLDLGADIVLHSTTKYIGGHSDLIGGAVVTNNPELYEKLYRYQNDFGGVPSPFDCWLTLRGIRTLHVRMEAHCRNAMAVAQFLESHPKIEWVRYPGLRSHPQHDIARKQMRHGFSGMIAVGVRGGAEAAQRFCEGTKIFNLAESLGGAESLIGYPPKMSHASMSAEERAWCGIPDNMVRLSVGLEDVNDLIEDLQQALEGV
- a CDS encoding molybdenum cofactor biosynthesis protein MoeB, translated to MAVTVLIPGALQMYTGNQGEVQVQASTVGEALQALTEAYPDLRKHLYNEQGRLRSFVNVYLGEEDTRYLQGLETPVKDGDTLMIVPSIAGGSQALAEEVALDNEEILRYSRHLILPDVAMEGQLKLKAAKVLCVGAGGLGAPLALYLAAAGVGTIGLVDFDTVDLTNLQRQVLYTTADVGRPKLEVAKERLQAINPHIEIRTHETRLTRDNALDILSDYDIVVDGTDNFATRYLVNDACVLLGKPNVYGSIFRFEGQASVFFAKEGPCYRCLYPEPPPPGLVPSCAEGGVLGVLPGIVGTIQAMETIKLILGKGEPLIGRLLLFNALKMQFREMKLRKNPNCPVCGERPIIRELIDYEEFCGVRGGEEAPAEIVEEITPSELKRRLESGEDIFLLDVREPVEWQICHLDGAVLIPMNTVPARMHELDSAKEMVVYCRSGKRSAQVVAFLKAAGFRKVKNLQGGILQWSDEVDPTVPKY
- a CDS encoding cysteine synthase, with product MSACAHLVRPAYSTTGEAGIEQLIGNTPLIRLRRVTTHLTPAVEVYIKAEWFNPGGSVKDRPAWNMIRVAEAQGLLTPDKIIIDATSGNTGIAYAMIGAARGYRVQLCLPANANAERKRMLRAFGAELILTDPREQTDGAIRKVQQIVAAEPDRYFYPDQYNNPANWQAHYYGTGVEIWQQTEGRITHFVAGMGTTGTLMGTGRRLKEYNAGVRLIAVQPDGPFHGLEGLKHLQTALVPGIYDPTIPDEIAEISTESAHAMARQLAREEGLFVGISAAAAVCAALQVAERLSSGVVVAIAPDGGSRYITDPLWEEEG
- a CDS encoding xylulokinase; amino-acid sequence: MKRLILAHDLGTTGNKAVLVDEDGALVDTAFASYRTAHPVPLAAEQNPADWWRAVVRCTRILLQRDESRRGRLVTVGFSGHMNGVVLVDEEGTPLRPALIHADIRAQQQCEQLRLSMGEERYYTITGNRIAPFYSLPRLMMLAEREPEMVQRARWMIQCKDYCVGRLTGRWGITDPSDASLTGIYDVNRLRWSEEVVEASGVPAGLLPEVVPSTEVVGCVSREAARTTGLPEGLPVVIGAGDGACATLGAGVVETGESYTYIGGTAWISCLRERFTPDPYMRLTTLMAAQPHRRVQFGTVQSAGSAWDWFVRLFGRGMGTVRLQEAASGVPPGSGGLIFLPYLSGERAPIWNPRAKGVFFGLQAHCTRAHLARAVLEGVSCALESILQVMREHGAIAGNVRVVGGGTRSDLWMRILADVYGCPVEIPRHAESSTAIGAAVIAGVGVGLFENFAVAKLIAVVERRVVPEESTRAAYVRLKVHYKELYEAVKTLFTY
- a CDS encoding malate oxidoreductase, whose amino-acid sequence is MVDTTTHVSPSYSFTVRLEYANEPGMLGKIASLIGAEGGSIGAVDIVQMTSSIITRDFTIYASGIEHAQVILRRLRQTPGVKVVKYSDRTFLLHLGGKISIQPKIPIRTRDDLSMAYTPGVARVCEAIVAHPEDVFNLTIKRNTVAVVTDGSAVLGLGNIGAAASLPVMEGKAMLFKELGGVDAFPIALNTQDTDEIVKTVENIAPVFGGINLEDIAAPRCFEVEERLIERLDIPVFHDDQHGTAVVTLAALQNALRIVNKPMESLRVVINGAGAAGVAITKLLLRAGVTDIVLCDRAGAIYRGRTEHMNPAKHAIAEVTNPRGLRGCLHEVLEGADVFIGVSAPHTLTADDVRQMAKDSIVFAMANPIPEVMPEEITGIARIIATGRSDYPNQINNVLCFPGFFRGLLDSRAKRVTEEMKLAAARAIAGVIKPSELHEDYIVPSVFDRRVAEAVAQAVEREAYRSGVAQRRKRKYV
- a CDS encoding xylose isomerase, which codes for MKLACQEGMAPGGTLQEKLDNLAQYGYEGIEFWGAQFIDTDVGGMRKERVAEVRRLTANHPVKASTICAGYRGALLDADRRERERAVQDIEALLYAAGEIGATGVIVVPIFGAPRIPDLTPYASAVQLETELLCKLLEPLSKVAEKAGSYILLEPLNRYETHYMNRLEQAVHICQRVGGSHLKLMADFFHMSIEERDIPAAIKEAKGYLAHVHLADSTRLLPGYGHTDFRSGFAALKEIGFTGYMALECGIPGDAREELPKCAQYLRAQMS
- a CDS encoding cytochrome P460, which encodes MKRFLWITTFAVVGVIALQAQQSNAPTPNRLPVGWRNWTHITTGVIYSDQHPLFDPFGGVHHIYANDKAAAVYKRNGKQFPDGSAIVFVLYEAKDVDGMYVAGKKKVTAIMVKDSRRYSRSYGWGWQAWDASGKRLVTNPVEQCANCHLAQKERDMVFSQWVP